GATTGTGCTAAGCGAGTCGTTCGCGCGTGACAGCGCCGCGGACGACGAAGGCGCCAGCGAACGCCAGGAACAAACTTTCGCGGCATTCCCGCTCACGCGCTTGCGGCCGGAACAAGTGATTGGCGCGGTGTGGCAGGCGGCGCGGCTTTCCACGGTGGATGATGATTCACATATCCTCGTCCAGCTCACGCACTACGGCGAGACCAACGATTTCATCACGCGGTACGGAGACGCCGGCGAAGATGAATTCGAACCGCAGTCCGGCACCATCCCGCAGCGGCTGCTGATGATGAACGGCGATCTGGTGCATGGCAAGATCGAACAGAATCCGCTCGCCAACGCCGCTACGCAACTCGCCTGGCTCGCGCCCGATGACCAAAGCGCGGTGGAAGGCGCGTATCTGGCCGTGTTGACGCGCCGGCCCACCCGGGAAGAAGCCGACCATTTTATCGCCCGACTGCGCGACTCGCATGGAGACGATCGCGCGCGGCGTGTCGAAGACCTCTATTGGACGTTGCTCAACAGCACCGAATTCTCATGGAATCATTGAACCACGCGTCGCCGTTGAGTAGCTGCGGACGGTACTCGCCGGCATTAAATCGCCGCCAACTGCTCGGCATGGCGGCCGGCCTCGGCGCGGCGAGTTGGCTCACGCCCGTCGCGCAATTGCTGGCCGCGGAAGCGGAGGCCAAATCATCGCGCGAGCCGGCGCAATCGGTGATACTGCTGTGGCTCGGGGGTGGTCCCAGTCAACTGGAAACGTTCGATCCGCATGCCGGCAAGAAAATCGCCGGCGGTACCAAAGCCGTCGACACGGCGCTTAAGGGTGTGCAACTCGCGGAAGGATTGCCGCGCGTGGCGGAAGAGCTGGGATCGATTTCACTCATCCGTTCGATGCGCAGCAAAGAAGGCGACCACGAACGCGGCGTGTACCTGGCGAAGACGGGTTATCGGCCCGATCCCACGGTAGTGCATCCGTCGATCGGGGCGGTGTGTTGCCACGAACTGCCGGCCAAGTCGGCGATCGCCAAGACGGCGACCGACATTCCACGACACATTTCCATCTTGCCCGATAACTGGCCCGCGCGCGGCGGCTACCTGGGGGGTGAATACGACGCCTTTAAGATTCACGATCCCCAAGCCAAGCTCGAAGATCTTACGGCACGCGTGGACGATGCCCGACAGCGGCGGCGATTGGCCGAAGACTTGAGCGTCGTGGAGCGCGCCTTTGCGCGTGGGCGTCGCCGCGCCGCCGAAGGGACGTTGCATCGCGAAACGATCGAGAACGCTCGGATCATGATGACGTCCGCGCAATTGAAGGCCTTTGACATCTCGCAAGAGCCTGAGAACGTGCGGGGGATGTATGGTGATTCATCGTTCGGTCGCGGCTGTCTGGCGGCGCGGCGGTTGATTGAAGTCGGCGTGCGCTGCGTCGAGGTCACGCTCGGTGGCTGGGATTCGCACATCAATAATCACGAGGTCCATAAGAATCTCAACGCCGCGCTCGATCCGGCGTTCGCGGGCTTAATCAGCGATCTGCGCGAACGTGGGCTGCTGGAGAATACCATCGTCGTCTGCGGCGGCGAGTTCGGACGCTCGCCCGACATTAACCCGCTCGGCGGGCGCGATCATTGGCCGCACAATTTTACTGTCGCCCTGGCCGGCGGCGGAATTCGCGCCGGCGTGGTGCTCGGCGAAACCGATCCCGACGGCGGCCGCGAAACGCCGAACCCGAAGTCTTTTCCAGACCTGCATGCCACGCTCCTGCACGCACTTGGCATCGACCCGGCGAAGGAAGTCATCACGCCGATCGGCCGTCCGCTGAAACTTGCGGAAGGGGAAATCATTCGAGAGTTGCTCGCCTAGCGTGGGGCCCGCGCACGGGACTGGGGACGCGTTACAATCTCGGCTAACGCTTCACGAGAGAGTGCTAACGTGCCTGGACTGTTCATCACCGGAACCGACACCGACGTCGGGAAGACCTACGTCGCGGCATTGATCGCGCGGACGCTGGTCGCTAAAGGCCGGCGCGTGGGCGTCTACAAACCGGTGGCTAGCGGGTGCGTCGTTCGGGATGGTCAGCTCGTCTCAACGGACGCCGAAGCACTGTGGGAAGCCGCCGGTCGACCCGGCGAAATGAAACACGTCTGCCCACAGCGATTCGCCGCGCCGCTTGCGCCACACTTAGCGGCGCGAGCGGAAGACAAGTCGTTGGACGCCGATCTCATGCGATCCGGACTTGACTATTGGCGCGAGCGTTCGGACATCGTCATCGTGGAAGGCGCTGGCGGCTTGATGTCGCCGCTGGGCGACGAAGAATATGTCGCCGACCTGGCCGCCGACTTTGGCCTTCCTTTGGTTGTCGTGGCCGCGAACCGTATCGGCGTGATCAATCACGTCCTGCAAACCCTGATCGCGGCCGCCGCGTTTGGAGATGGCTTGCCGGTGGCCGGGATTGTGTTGAATGACACTCGTCCCAACTTGCCGTCAGATCCGAGTCGCGCCAGCAACCGCACCGAGATCGCACTTCGCGCAGTGTCGCCGGTATTGGCGGAAGCGGCTTGGGACGCGACTGGATTCGAATCGCCGGTCGATTGGTGGAAACTAGCGGGCGGCGTTCCATAGTACGAATTTGAGCCGGAAGCGCGCTCACGCTTCCGACTCGATCGTTCACGTCGACGCGTGCTGGGTTCTGACTTCCTACTTGATCTTGCCCGAAGTGCGCAAGTACGCGATGACTTCGTCAGCGAGTTGATCGGCGGTCTTGGCGCCGGCGTCGAGGCGAAGCTCGGCCTTGAGCGGAGCTTCGTACGGGTCGTCGATGCCGGTGAAGCCTTTGAGCTCGCCCGCGCGGGCTTTCTTGTAGAGCCCCTTCGGGTCGCGGGCTTCGCAGACTTCCAGCGGGGCGTCGACGAAGATTTCGACGAAGTCGCCGTCCTTCAACAGGGCTCGAGCGGCATCGCGGTCCTTGCGGTAGGGGCTGATGAACGCCGTGAGCGTGATCAGGCCGGCTTCCGAGAAGAGCTGGGCGACGGCGCCGATGCGGCGGATGTTTTCCTCGCGGTCCTGGGCCGAGAAGCCGAGGCCGAAGCGCTTGGCAAAGTCCTCGTCGTGACGGCCCTTCAAAATGGCCGGGCTGGCGTTCAGGCCGTGGCGGACGTTATCGCCGTCCAGCACAAAGCTGTGGCAACCGAGGGCATGGAGCTTGTGATCGACCAGGTTCGCGACGGTGCTTTTGCCACAGGCGCTCAGTCCGGTGAACCAAACTACGCAACCCTTGTTGCCATTCAATTGCTCGCGCTCGGCGCGGGAAACGCTGCTCTCGTGCCAATGCACCTGAACTTGCTCGCTCATCTTTCGCCAGACCCCGGGGAAATGCGGTGGGAACGTGTGAAACCCCGAATCATAACCGCCAGCTAAGAGCCCGCCAAGGGGCGGCGGCACTCAGGTTTGCCCGCGAAACACGCGAAAGGACGCGAAAAGGAGGGCCGGAATGTGGTCCACGGAATACACGGAAGAACACGGAAACGGAAAGTGTGAGTTGCGAGGAATTGAAACAATCGTGAGGGGGTCGACTAAACACGCGGACGGCCAGTTGCACCCACTTTCACCCCTGCCCTTTCCGTGTGTTCCGTGGACCTCACACACTCTATTCCTTATCTTTCGCGTCCTTTCGCGTGTTTCGCGGGCAACCTCGGATTTACTCCGCGTCCCGAAAGCCTTGGCTGATTTCCACCACGTTGCCTTCCGGGTCTTTGACCCAGACGGTGCGCCAGCCGGGGATGAAGTCGTTGAAGCTAAACGGACCGTGGCTGATCACCGCGGCGGCGCCCATTGCCGCCAGCGTCTTATCAACGTCGTCGACTTGAAACGCGATGTGCCGGAAACCGGCGTAGGTCGGGCCGTCCTTGTCCGCCGGCGCGGGTCCTTCGCCCTTCGCACGGAAAAGTTCGAGATACGCGTCGCCGTTGCGCAGGAAAACAATCTGGTCATCGCCCAGATCAATCACTCGCGCGCGGCGAAAGCCGAAGTGATCGGTGTAGAACTTTTCAATCGCTGCCATGTCGCGGCAGTTGACGGCCAGGTGAGAGAACTTGAGCATGGACGGGCTCCAGAATGTGATTAGGCGATCCTTTGCCGCGGAGGCGCAGAGTCGCGGTTCAAATTGGTTTGACTAAGCAACCGTGACCGGCGTGCCGTTCGCTGCGCGCCATGGGAGGGCGGCGTCGAAGGACGTGGCTCGGGCGACTTGGGGTTTCGAGGCGCCGCGGATCAGGTCGGCGGCTTTTTCGCCGATCATGATGATCGCGGCGTTGGGATTCGCACTCACGATGCTCGGCATGATCGAGCCATCGACGACGCGCAGGCCTTCGACGCCGTGCACGCGCAGTTGCGGGTCGACGACCGCCATCCGATCGCGGCCCATCTTGCAGGTGCCGGTCGGGTGCCAGATCGTCGAGGCGTGCGAGCGGACGTACTCGCGCAGGTCCGATTCGCTCCGTCCCGCGCCGGGCAATGCCTCGCCGTCGTAGATGCCGGCGAAGGCCTTGGTGCGAACCAGTTCCCGGCACAGTCCGATCGCCTTCAATTGCACTTGCACGTCGGCTTCGGACTGCAAGTAGTTTTCTTGAATCAGTGGCGCGTCGGCCGGATTCGTCGAGCGAAGCTTGACGTACCCGATGCTCTGTGGGCGAACGAGAATCGTGATGAACGTGAAGCTCGGGCCGCGATGAGGACAATCCTTTGGCAGCAATGCCGGAATCGTGGCGTTGAAGTTGATTTGCAAGTCCGGCGCGGCAGCGCCGAGGCCCTGTCGCGTACGGGTCAGCATGCCGCTTTCGGCCAGCAGCGGCGGGACGGGCTGATCGACCTTCGAGCGGAACACACTCGGCATCAGCAAGTGATCTTGCAGATTCTGACCCACGCCCGGCAAATCAGCGGTGACGGCGATGCCTTGCCGTTTCAATTCCGCGGAATCGCCGATGCCGGAGAGCATCAGCAGCTTCGGCGAATCGAACGCGCCGGCGCTCAGGACGACTTCGCGCGACGCGCGGATAAGTTGTGGTTTGCCGTCGACCAGCACTTCGACACCCACCGCGCGGCCGTTCTCGATGACAATTCGCGAGACTTGCGCGCCGGTGCGAACGGTCAAGTTCGGACGACTGAGAATCGGATTCAAGTACGCGACCGCCGTGCTGCAGCGTTGGCCATCACGCGTGATATTGAACTGGTAGTAGCCGCACGATTCGTCCGCGGCGTCGATATTGAAGTCCCACTTCGGCCCGCCGCGGAAGCCAAGTTCCACGCCCGCGTTGACGAACGCCTCGGCGGCCGGCGACGGCTTGGTGAACGTCGTGTAGTTGGTGATTCGGACTGGACCGCCGACGCCGCGGAATGGGTTGGCGCCGTTTTCGTTGTCTTCGGACTTCCTGAAGTACGGCAGGACTTCGTCGTAGCCCCAGCCTTCGTTGCCAAGGTAATTCCAGTGATCGAAGTCGAGGCGATGCCCGCGGATGAAGATCATCGCGTTCGTGGCGCTCGTGCCGCCGAGCGTCTTGCCGCGATTGAGCATAATCCGCCGGCCGTTCATGTACGGTTCCGGTTCGGATTGATATGCGTAGTCGACGCTGGAGCCCATCAGACTCACAAACCCGCGCGGATCATGAATCTCCGGCTTCGTATCGCGCTCGCCTGCTTCCAGCAGCAGCACGCTAACGTCAGCGTTTTCGGTCAACCGATTCGCCACAATGCACCCGGCCGAACCGGCGCCGATGACGATGTAGTCGAAATTTGGAGTGGGCATGGGGAGGCTCCGAGGCGGGAAGTGATGAGTGCGGAGTGATGAGTGATGAATGGAGGATGAGAATACTCATCACTCCGCACTCATCACTCATCACTTGAACAATCCCAGGCGTTACGCCAGCGCCGGCTGCGGAGCGTTCGGCGCCGCTTGGTTGCGGTGGTACTGATAGCCGTAGATCCGGCGGTGGTTGATGATCTTGTCTTCCACGTTGCCGAACAGCAGGCCGCGCGAGTAGAACTCGGGCAAGGCCGGGCTTCCGTATTCGAGCATCGGGTACGGATACGCGCCCGAGTTCGGCATGATCGAACCGATGGCCGGCATACTGGCTTCGGTCAGGCGGCGCATCTGATCGTCGGT
This Planctomycetia bacterium DNA region includes the following protein-coding sequences:
- the bioD gene encoding dethiobiotin synthase, producing MPGLFITGTDTDVGKTYVAALIARTLVAKGRRVGVYKPVASGCVVRDGQLVSTDAEALWEAAGRPGEMKHVCPQRFAAPLAPHLAARAEDKSLDADLMRSGLDYWRERSDIVIVEGAGGLMSPLGDEEYVADLAADFGLPLVVVAANRIGVINHVLQTLIAAAAFGDGLPVAGIVLNDTRPNLPSDPSRASNRTEIALRAVSPVLAEAAWDATGFESPVDWWKLAGGVP
- a CDS encoding VOC family protein, whose product is MLKFSHLAVNCRDMAAIEKFYTDHFGFRRARVIDLGDDQIVFLRNGDAYLELFRAKGEGPAPADKDGPTYAGFRHIAFQVDDVDKTLAAMGAAAVISHGPFSFNDFIPGWRTVWVKDPEGNVVEISQGFRDAE
- the cysC gene encoding adenylyl-sulfate kinase gives rise to the protein MSEQVQVHWHESSVSRAEREQLNGNKGCVVWFTGLSACGKSTVANLVDHKLHALGCHSFVLDGDNVRHGLNASPAILKGRHDEDFAKRFGLGFSAQDREENIRRIGAVAQLFSEAGLITLTAFISPYRKDRDAARALLKDGDFVEIFVDAPLEVCEARDPKGLYKKARAGELKGFTGIDDPYEAPLKAELRLDAGAKTADQLADEVIAYLRTSGKIK
- a CDS encoding DUF1501 domain-containing protein, which codes for MESLNHASPLSSCGRYSPALNRRQLLGMAAGLGAASWLTPVAQLLAAEAEAKSSREPAQSVILLWLGGGPSQLETFDPHAGKKIAGGTKAVDTALKGVQLAEGLPRVAEELGSISLIRSMRSKEGDHERGVYLAKTGYRPDPTVVHPSIGAVCCHELPAKSAIAKTATDIPRHISILPDNWPARGGYLGGEYDAFKIHDPQAKLEDLTARVDDARQRRRLAEDLSVVERAFARGRRRAAEGTLHRETIENARIMMTSAQLKAFDISQEPENVRGMYGDSSFGRGCLAARRLIEVGVRCVEVTLGGWDSHINNHEVHKNLNAALDPAFAGLISDLRERGLLENTIVVCGGEFGRSPDINPLGGRDHWPHNFTVALAGGGIRAGVVLGETDPDGGRETPNPKSFPDLHATLLHALGIDPAKEVITPIGRPLKLAEGEIIRELLA
- a CDS encoding GMC family oxidoreductase N-terminal domain-containing protein, whose product is MPTPNFDYIVIGAGSAGCIVANRLTENADVSVLLLEAGERDTKPEIHDPRGFVSLMGSSVDYAYQSEPEPYMNGRRIMLNRGKTLGGTSATNAMIFIRGHRLDFDHWNYLGNEGWGYDEVLPYFRKSEDNENGANPFRGVGGPVRITNYTTFTKPSPAAEAFVNAGVELGFRGGPKWDFNIDAADESCGYYQFNITRDGQRCSTAVAYLNPILSRPNLTVRTGAQVSRIVIENGRAVGVEVLVDGKPQLIRASREVVLSAGAFDSPKLLMLSGIGDSAELKRQGIAVTADLPGVGQNLQDHLLMPSVFRSKVDQPVPPLLAESGMLTRTRQGLGAAAPDLQINFNATIPALLPKDCPHRGPSFTFITILVRPQSIGYVKLRSTNPADAPLIQENYLQSEADVQVQLKAIGLCRELVRTKAFAGIYDGEALPGAGRSESDLREYVRSHASTIWHPTGTCKMGRDRMAVVDPQLRVHGVEGLRVVDGSIMPSIVSANPNAAIIMIGEKAADLIRGASKPQVARATSFDAALPWRAANGTPVTVA